In Verrucomicrobiia bacterium, one genomic interval encodes:
- a CDS encoding 1-(5-phosphoribosyl)-5-amino-4-imidazole-carboxylate carboxylase produces MKKSNHRKSGADWPALEKTLSELSAGNLSLPDAYARLKHLPFEDLGFAKLDHHRRLRKGFPEVVFAAGKTFPQLKKIITALAAEGSGILVTRLEGTIGAKLRKTFPKTIYNSAARALFLPTGHGGAHLGQIGVLSAGTSDIPVAEEAAFTAECLGAEVERIYDVGVAGIHRL; encoded by the coding sequence GTGAAAAAATCCAATCACCGAAAAAGCGGGGCGGATTGGCCCGCTTTGGAAAAAACTTTGTCCGAACTTTCCGCCGGGAATCTTTCTTTGCCGGACGCCTACGCCCGGCTGAAGCACTTACCGTTTGAGGATTTGGGTTTCGCCAAGCTGGACCACCACCGCCGCCTGCGCAAAGGATTTCCCGAAGTGGTCTTTGCGGCGGGCAAAACGTTTCCGCAGTTGAAAAAAATCATCACCGCGCTGGCGGCGGAGGGCTCCGGCATTCTGGTCACGCGTCTTGAAGGGACGATCGGCGCCAAATTGAGAAAAACCTTTCCTAAAACCATATACAATTCGGCCGCCCGGGCGCTCTTTTTACCGACCGGGCATGGGGGGGCTCATCTGGGCCAAATCGGTGTCCTTTCCGCCGGCACCTCCGACATTCCGGTGGCGGAGGAAGCCGCCTTCACCGCCGAGTGTCTGGGAGCGGAAGTGGAGCGGATTTACGACGTCGGCGTGGCGGGCATTCACCGCCTCTT
- the dusB gene encoding tRNA dihydrouridine synthase DusB — protein MKVGNLSIEGKTFLSPMAGITDITFRMLAKQLGASMVYSEMISADGISRGNAKTERYMEFHESERPVGFQLFGCDPYVMGEAARRASALKPDLIDINFGCPVHKVTKKNGGSSLLRDLKLFAQIIKSVIKGSAVPVTVKIRSGWDHNSINAPEAAKIAEDLGAVALTIHPRTRQQFFEGKADWGVIARVKQAVEIPVVGNGDITSPEDAKRMLEETGCDAVMIARAALGNPWIMGRIHHYLETGQKIPEASVPEKAMVCLEHAEKLCARIGEHFGMKEMRKHIAWYIKGFPKASELRQKINTLETLAQLREALLPYLESGRCVSDAA, from the coding sequence ATGAAGGTGGGGAACTTGAGCATAGAGGGGAAAACCTTCCTTTCGCCGATGGCCGGCATTACGGACATCACCTTCCGGATGCTGGCCAAACAGCTGGGGGCCTCCATGGTTTATTCCGAAATGATTTCAGCCGACGGGATTTCCCGCGGCAACGCCAAGACCGAGCGGTACATGGAATTTCACGAGTCCGAGCGCCCCGTCGGCTTCCAGCTTTTCGGCTGCGACCCGTATGTGATGGGGGAGGCGGCCCGCCGGGCCTCGGCCCTAAAACCGGATTTGATCGACATCAACTTCGGCTGCCCCGTGCATAAGGTGACCAAAAAAAACGGCGGCTCGTCGCTCCTTAGGGATTTGAAACTGTTCGCCCAGATAATCAAGTCCGTAATCAAGGGGTCCGCCGTTCCGGTGACGGTTAAAATCCGCTCCGGCTGGGATCACAATTCCATTAACGCCCCCGAGGCGGCTAAAATCGCCGAGGATCTGGGGGCTGTTGCCTTGACCATCCATCCCCGCACCCGCCAGCAGTTCTTCGAGGGGAAGGCGGACTGGGGGGTGATTGCCCGGGTGAAGCAGGCCGTCGAAATCCCGGTGGTGGGGAACGGCGACATCACCTCGCCGGAGGATGCGAAGCGGATGCTGGAAGAGACCGGCTGCGACGCCGTCATGATAGCCCGTGCCGCTTTGGGCAACCCTTGGATCATGGGGCGGATTCATCACTACCTCGAAACCGGCCAAAAAATTCCGGAGGCCTCCGTGCCGGAAAAAGCGATGGTTTGTCTGGAGCATGCCGAAAAGCTTTGCGCCCGGATTGGGGAGCATTTCGGAATGAAGGAAATGCGCAAGCATATCGCTTGGTACATCAAGGGATTTCCGAAGGCCTCCGAGCTGCGCCAGAAAATCAATACGCTCGAAACGCTTGCCCAACTGCGCGAAGCCCTGCTCCCCTATTTGGAATCGGGCCGGTGCGTTTCGGACGCAGCGTGA
- a CDS encoding FHA domain-containing protein: MPEIIVKYEDKVIERVVTEKKRITIGRTSDNDIVLDNRGVSRRHAQIEFNGPNAIIIDNDSLNGTFVNNRKVTEELLKDNDVITIGKYALVFHNISDKSTRPEHLDGTMVLKTKRHKELVERDARERALVEKFGGPILKGELNTETKEFKLERDVVTVGKSKFVNVKAKGFFLSGIQAKLVQEDGRWVLVNVGRAGRVKVNGEAVDRYVLRNDDIIQVGKSIFRFIEGQSR, from the coding sequence ATGCCGGAAATCATCGTAAAATACGAGGACAAGGTCATCGAGCGGGTGGTGACCGAGAAAAAAAGGATCACCATCGGGCGGACCTCCGACAACGACATCGTGCTCGACAACCGGGGGGTCTCCCGCCGGCACGCCCAGATTGAGTTCAACGGACCAAACGCCATCATCATCGACAACGACAGTTTGAACGGCACCTTCGTCAACAACCGCAAGGTGACCGAGGAGCTGTTGAAGGACAACGACGTCATCACCATCGGCAAGTACGCGTTGGTCTTCCACAACATTTCCGACAAATCCACCCGCCCGGAGCATCTGGACGGCACGATGGTTTTGAAGACCAAGCGCCACAAGGAACTGGTGGAACGGGACGCCCGGGAGCGGGCCTTGGTGGAAAAGTTCGGCGGTCCGATTTTGAAGGGGGAGCTCAACACGGAGACCAAGGAGTTCAAGCTGGAGCGTGACGTGGTCACGGTGGGGAAATCCAAATTTGTGAACGTAAAGGCCAAGGGATTTTTCCTTTCCGGCATCCAGGCCAAGCTGGTGCAGGAAGACGGGCGCTGGGTTTTGGTAAACGTGGGGCGTGCCGGCCGGGTGAAGGTGAACGGCGAGGCGGTAGACCGCTACGTTTTGCGCAACGACGACATCATCCAAGTCGGCAAGTCGATTTTCCGGTTTATCGAGGGCCAGAGCCGGTGA
- a CDS encoding metallophosphoesterase family protein, with product MRFAFFSDVHANWEALTAVLEDFARQNVERSFFLGDAVGYGADPNPCIKAICEATKVRLLGNHDYAALGQIETAQFNQYARLSIEWTKEVLTAESIQLLSGFVVQEELDDFHLVHATPKTPLEWEYLLDLDDAEENFNYFSKQVCLIGHSHKPLIVRKHKEEHAALFPETAVVLEPDWRYIINIGSVGQPRDGNPKACYLLCDTESREARLVRVAYDVAAAQKKMKALNLPEYLIERISAGR from the coding sequence GTGAGGTTCGCTTTCTTTTCCGACGTCCACGCCAACTGGGAGGCGTTGACGGCGGTTTTGGAGGATTTTGCGCGCCAGAACGTGGAGCGCTCCTTTTTTTTGGGGGACGCCGTGGGGTACGGGGCGGACCCGAATCCCTGCATCAAGGCGATCTGCGAGGCGACCAAGGTCCGGCTTTTGGGAAACCACGACTACGCCGCCCTGGGGCAGATTGAAACCGCACAATTCAACCAGTATGCCCGGCTCTCCATCGAATGGACCAAGGAGGTGCTCACCGCCGAGTCCATTCAGCTCCTTTCCGGCTTTGTCGTGCAGGAGGAACTGGATGATTTTCATCTCGTGCACGCCACCCCCAAAACCCCCCTCGAATGGGAGTATTTGCTGGACTTGGACGACGCCGAGGAGAATTTCAATTACTTTTCCAAACAGGTTTGTTTGATCGGGCATTCCCACAAACCCTTGATCGTCCGCAAGCACAAAGAGGAGCATGCCGCGCTGTTTCCGGAGACCGCCGTCGTTCTGGAGCCGGACTGGCGCTACATCATCAACATCGGCTCGGTGGGGCAGCCGCGGGACGGTAACCCGAAGGCCTGTTATTTGCTCTGCGACACGGAGAGCCGGGAGGCCCGGCTCGTGCGGGTGGCCTACGACGTGGCCGCCGCCCAAAAGAAGATGAAAGCTTTGAATTTGCCGGAGTATCTGATTGAACGGATTTCGGCGGGGCGCTGA
- a CDS encoding serine/threonine-protein kinase: protein MFKKFQGFILYILITLFVLALYLDRQPAVEKMDLKLADQMFRLRGAEPVGTEVAIVQIDMQVSNFLGRYPWSRERWAGVLNALSLYRPKVIALELAPGLVDRSDTSILGTYLLADVLERGKNIIVPFSFVPSEQTPSTLSAPNYFSAEAFPAADLELKSLPLTAAGGVNYPDRAFAEKGAGLGHNTQLPDGDGTLRWHPLVVNFEGLYYPSLALTTARLYLGLSKTQCAVLPNGGVKLGNTVIPTDRQGRLFINYAGPAGSFKTYNLSDVLQGQIDPNALKGKAVILAKSPLGLAGTFKTPVEPALSTAELCANLVESILQRRFVKTLTISKFLDISFLILIGVLAAFLLPQVTLTYRLIILGIFLVALTNLSFVLFNAFGILTKPFYAILELVFFLAASPVLKAKRTEVEVLDEYSYDYAQPESVAPRKAADRPPMDEGEGEELTGEVSSAEVTAETPEANRSEYVRTEGMPEPEIIAGEETLYEQTSLQPKKPGSAHQPLDRPKTLGRYEIQEVLGKGAMGTVYKGLDPAIDRLVALKTIRLDSVAEESEIQELKERMVREAKAAGKLSHPNIVTIYDVGHEGDLQYIAMEYLEGYTLEEIIKRQVVLNYKIVAKLIVQVCDALDYAHDRGIVHRDIKPANIMVMNNFQVKVMDFGIARLETSASMTQTGIAMGTPNYISPEQLQGKPVDRRSDIFALGVVMYEFLTQEKPFRGENLSQLIYNIINHNPPSPVEKNESIPMILNRVTMRAIAKDPQERYQRAGELAAELKEFLASFILSAPKPRQPAGQQTQA, encoded by the coding sequence ATGTTTAAAAAATTTCAGGGGTTCATTCTTTACATTTTAATCACCCTCTTCGTTCTGGCTCTCTATTTGGACCGCCAGCCGGCCGTGGAAAAGATGGATTTGAAGCTGGCCGACCAGATGTTCCGGCTGCGGGGAGCCGAGCCGGTCGGGACCGAGGTGGCCATTGTGCAGATCGATATGCAGGTTTCCAATTTTCTGGGACGCTATCCTTGGAGCCGAGAACGCTGGGCCGGGGTTTTGAACGCCCTCTCTTTGTACCGCCCTAAAGTGATTGCCTTGGAACTGGCCCCCGGGCTCGTGGACCGTTCCGACACCTCCATTTTGGGCACCTATCTTTTGGCCGATGTTTTGGAGCGGGGGAAAAACATCATCGTCCCCTTTAGTTTCGTTCCTTCCGAGCAGACTCCCTCCACCCTTTCGGCGCCAAACTATTTTTCCGCCGAGGCCTTTCCCGCTGCCGACTTAGAGTTGAAATCCCTTCCCCTTACCGCCGCCGGAGGGGTGAACTATCCCGACCGCGCCTTCGCCGAAAAGGGGGCCGGGCTGGGGCACAACACCCAGTTGCCGGACGGGGACGGTACTTTGCGCTGGCATCCCTTGGTCGTCAATTTCGAGGGGTTGTACTATCCCTCCCTCGCCTTGACCACCGCCCGGCTTTATTTGGGGCTTTCCAAAACCCAGTGCGCCGTTTTGCCAAATGGAGGGGTCAAACTGGGAAACACCGTGATACCGACCGACCGGCAGGGGCGGCTTTTCATCAACTACGCCGGGCCGGCGGGGAGCTTTAAAACCTACAATCTTTCCGACGTTTTGCAGGGGCAAATCGACCCCAACGCCCTGAAGGGGAAGGCCGTGATTCTGGCCAAATCGCCGCTCGGTTTGGCGGGAACGTTTAAAACGCCGGTGGAGCCGGCCCTTTCCACCGCCGAGCTTTGCGCCAATCTGGTGGAAAGCATCCTCCAGCGCCGGTTCGTGAAAACGCTGACCATCAGCAAATTTCTGGACATTTCGTTTTTGATTTTAATCGGCGTTTTAGCGGCCTTTCTTCTGCCGCAGGTCACGCTCACCTACCGGCTGATCATCCTGGGGATTTTCCTGGTGGCGCTCACCAACCTTTCCTTCGTTTTGTTCAACGCCTTCGGGATTTTGACCAAGCCGTTTTACGCCATTTTGGAGCTGGTTTTCTTTCTGGCCGCAAGCCCGGTTTTGAAAGCCAAGCGGACCGAGGTGGAGGTTTTGGACGAGTACTCCTACGACTACGCCCAGCCGGAATCGGTCGCCCCGCGGAAGGCGGCCGACCGCCCCCCCATGGATGAAGGAGAAGGGGAGGAGCTGACCGGAGAGGTCTCATCCGCCGAAGTGACGGCCGAAACGCCGGAGGCCAATCGCTCGGAATACGTCCGCACGGAGGGGATGCCGGAGCCGGAGATTATTGCCGGGGAGGAAACGCTGTACGAGCAGACCTCGCTCCAGCCGAAAAAACCGGGTTCCGCCCACCAGCCGCTGGACCGCCCCAAAACCCTGGGGCGCTACGAAATCCAGGAAGTGCTGGGAAAAGGGGCGATGGGGACCGTTTACAAGGGGCTGGATCCGGCCATCGACCGGCTGGTGGCCCTGAAGACCATCCGGCTCGATTCCGTGGCGGAGGAGAGCGAAATACAGGAACTGAAGGAGCGGATGGTGCGGGAGGCCAAAGCCGCCGGCAAGCTTTCCCATCCGAACATCGTCACCATTTACGACGTGGGGCACGAGGGGGATTTGCAGTACATCGCCATGGAGTATCTCGAAGGGTACACGCTGGAGGAAATCATCAAGCGGCAGGTGGTGCTGAATTACAAAATCGTGGCCAAGCTGATTGTGCAGGTGTGCGACGCTCTGGATTACGCCCACGACCGGGGAATCGTCCACCGGGACATCAAGCCGGCCAACATCATGGTGATGAACAATTTTCAGGTGAAGGTTATGGATTTCGGCATCGCCCGGCTGGAGACCTCCGCCTCGATGACCCAGACGGGCATCGCGATGGGCACTCCCAACTATATCTCCCCTGAGCAGCTGCAGGGAAAGCCGGTGGACCGCCGGTCCGACATCTTCGCTTTGGGGGTGGTGATGTACGAATTTTTGACCCAGGAAAAGCCGTTCCGCGGGGAGAACTTGAGCCAGCTCATTTACAACATCATCAACCACAACCCCCCCTCCCCGGTGGAAAAAAACGAAAGCATCCCGATGATTTTGAACCGGGTCACCATGCGGGCCATTGCCAAAGACCCCCAGGAGCGCTACCAAAGGGCCGGCGAACTGGCCGCCGAATTGAAAGAGTTTTTGGCCTCCTTCATTCTCTCCGCCCCAAAACCCCGCCAGCCGGCCGGGCAGCAGACCCAGGCGTAG
- a CDS encoding N-acetyltransferase: MLEVREIPPGRLSLFIKFPYQFYKGDPCWVPPLLSERKSFFNPAKNPFFQHARVRYFMAYDGGRPVGRVAGILNEAHNGFHGEKVYFFGFFECENDVNFAAALMEKVEEAAREEKMEFLRGPANFSSNDEWGFLLEGFDSPPVVQMPYNPPYYNELFEKLGFQKAKDLFAYLTDEENRPPERMTRLAQKVKEKERVHIRPLSLKNFASEVKILKEIYNQAWEKNWGFVPMTDAEFEHAAKEMKSFVDPDIALIAEVEGKPVGFCLSLPDINQVLIKLNGRLFPFGFFKLLWHLKVKKTINGARTITLGILPEYRKRGIDNVLSTESYFTGMKKGYLTSEMSWILEDNYLMNRIMEVWGSKLYKKYRIWERRL; this comes from the coding sequence ATGCTCGAAGTCCGGGAGATTCCACCGGGCAGGCTTTCCCTTTTCATAAAATTTCCGTACCAATTTTATAAGGGGGACCCCTGCTGGGTGCCGCCCCTTTTGTCCGAGCGGAAATCGTTTTTCAATCCGGCCAAAAACCCCTTTTTCCAGCATGCCCGGGTGCGCTACTTTATGGCGTATGATGGCGGCCGTCCCGTAGGCCGGGTGGCCGGCATTCTGAACGAGGCCCACAACGGCTTCCACGGGGAAAAGGTTTATTTCTTCGGCTTTTTCGAGTGCGAAAACGACGTAAACTTCGCCGCTGCCTTGATGGAGAAAGTGGAAGAGGCCGCCCGGGAGGAGAAAATGGAGTTTCTGCGGGGGCCGGCCAATTTCTCCTCCAACGACGAGTGGGGATTCCTATTGGAGGGGTTTGACTCGCCGCCGGTCGTGCAGATGCCCTACAACCCCCCCTACTACAACGAGCTTTTTGAAAAGCTCGGTTTCCAAAAAGCCAAGGATTTGTTCGCCTATTTGACCGACGAGGAGAACCGCCCGCCGGAGCGGATGACCCGGCTGGCCCAGAAAGTGAAGGAAAAGGAGCGGGTGCACATTCGTCCCCTCTCGCTGAAAAATTTCGCTTCCGAGGTGAAAATCCTGAAGGAAATCTACAACCAGGCCTGGGAGAAGAATTGGGGGTTCGTGCCGATGACCGATGCGGAGTTCGAGCACGCGGCCAAGGAGATGAAGTCCTTCGTCGATCCCGATATTGCCTTGATCGCCGAAGTGGAGGGGAAACCGGTCGGCTTCTGCCTTTCCTTGCCGGATATCAACCAGGTTTTAATCAAGCTGAACGGGCGGCTTTTTCCCTTCGGCTTCTTCAAGCTTTTGTGGCATCTGAAAGTGAAAAAAACGATAAACGGGGCGCGCACGATTACCTTGGGAATTTTGCCGGAGTACCGCAAGCGGGGGATTGACAACGTCCTTTCCACCGAGTCCTATTTTACCGGGATGAAAAAGGGCTACCTCACCTCCGAGATGTCCTGGATTTTGGAGGACAACTATTTGATGAACCGGATTATGGAGGTTTGGGGCTCCAAGCTCTACAAAAAATACCGGATTTGGGAAAGGCGGCTGTAG
- a CDS encoding aminotransferase class I/II-fold pyridoxal phosphate-dependent enzyme, which yields MDLFDKCYKDTRAEEAQKAGLYPYFHPISSALGTEVVMDGKKLLMIGSNNYLGLVSHPKVKEAAAQAALKYGSGCTGSRFLNGTLDLHIELERRLAKFVNKEAALAFSTGFQTNLGTISALVGKGDFIIVDRADHASIVDGCRLSFGKTIKYLHNDMEDLCRILSKLDHGAGKLVVTDGVFSMEGDIVRLPEAVKLAKKHKARLLVDDAHAVGVLGKQGRGTAEHFGLEEEVDLIMGTFSKSFASLGGFIAGERGVIEYIKHFSRELIFSASMPPSAVAAVIAALDIIESEPERRERLWEITRRMHKEFKLLGFDIGATETPIVPVFIGEDLDAFKFWRALLDEGIFANAIISPATPPGKALIRTSYTATHTDDQLDFVLETFKKLGKAFGII from the coding sequence ATGGATCTTTTTGACAAATGTTACAAGGATACCCGCGCCGAGGAGGCCCAAAAAGCCGGGCTCTATCCCTATTTCCACCCCATTTCCTCCGCCTTGGGGACCGAGGTGGTGATGGACGGCAAAAAACTTTTGATGATCGGCTCAAACAACTATCTGGGGCTGGTTTCCCATCCCAAAGTCAAAGAGGCCGCCGCCCAGGCGGCCTTGAAGTACGGCTCCGGATGCACGGGGAGCCGCTTTTTGAACGGGACGCTCGATTTGCACATCGAGCTGGAGCGGCGGCTGGCGAAGTTCGTGAACAAGGAGGCCGCGCTCGCCTTTTCCACCGGTTTCCAGACCAATTTGGGGACCATCTCCGCCTTGGTCGGCAAGGGGGATTTCATAATCGTCGACCGGGCCGACCACGCCTCCATCGTGGACGGCTGCCGGCTCTCCTTCGGCAAGACCATCAAATACCTGCACAACGACATGGAGGACTTGTGCCGGATTTTGTCCAAGCTGGATCACGGGGCGGGAAAGCTGGTGGTGACGGACGGCGTTTTCTCGATGGAGGGGGATATTGTCCGTCTGCCGGAGGCGGTGAAGCTGGCCAAAAAGCACAAGGCCCGTTTGCTCGTGGACGACGCCCATGCCGTGGGGGTTTTGGGGAAGCAGGGGCGGGGAACGGCCGAGCACTTCGGGCTGGAGGAGGAGGTGGATCTAATCATGGGGACCTTCTCCAAGTCGTTCGCCTCCCTGGGAGGGTTCATCGCGGGAGAGCGGGGGGTGATTGAATACATCAAGCATTTCTCCCGGGAGCTGATTTTTTCCGCCTCCATGCCCCCCTCCGCAGTCGCCGCGGTGATTGCCGCCTTGGACATCATCGAGTCCGAGCCGGAGCGCCGGGAGCGTTTGTGGGAAATCACCCGCCGGATGCACAAGGAGTTCAAGCTTTTGGGGTTCGACATCGGTGCCACCGAAACCCCCATCGTGCCGGTTTTCATCGGCGAAGACCTGGACGCCTTCAAGTTCTGGCGGGCGCTTCTGGACGAGGGGATTTTCGCCAACGCCATCATCTCCCCGGCCACCCCCCCGGGGAAGGCCTTGATCCGCACCAGCTACACCGCCACGCACACGGACGACCAGTTGGATTTCGTCCTGGAGACCTTCAAGAAACTGGGGAAGGCCTTCGGGATTATTTGA
- a CDS encoding NAD-dependent epimerase/dehydratase family protein, giving the protein MKKALVTGGNGFLGSHLAEFLLKKGYEVSVLVRPGSKRDNLDYFTGYKILEGNLEDPVRLRKLVEGQDLVFHAAGLIRARSREEFLEANHLGTKKLLEAVAAANPKLSRFVYVSSMAAAGPSLDGRPKKESDACNPITPYGESKWEGEIETLKHAEKFPVTVVRPPAIYGPRDRGMFTYFRLAARGFYPLVGKGDSFVSIVSVFDLVEGIIAAAEEPKASGEVFFLAENKIYSWREAGQIIAFACGKAGRPLRIPKWFLLAAGETNQFVAGLFGRAALISRWKALDLSQKFWTCDVSKAEKTFGYQTRYPLPDGAQVTYDWYKKMEWL; this is encoded by the coding sequence ATGAAAAAAGCGCTGGTCACCGGCGGCAACGGTTTTTTGGGCTCCCACCTGGCCGAGTTTCTTTTGAAAAAGGGGTACGAGGTCTCCGTTTTGGTGCGGCCGGGAAGCAAACGGGACAACCTGGACTATTTTACCGGCTACAAAATTCTCGAAGGGAATCTGGAGGACCCCGTCCGTCTGCGGAAGTTGGTCGAGGGGCAGGATTTGGTCTTCCACGCCGCCGGTTTGATTCGGGCCCGGAGCCGCGAGGAGTTTTTGGAAGCGAACCATCTTGGCACAAAAAAATTGCTGGAGGCGGTCGCCGCCGCCAACCCCAAACTTTCCCGCTTTGTGTACGTTTCCTCAATGGCCGCCGCCGGGCCTTCTTTGGACGGGCGTCCGAAAAAGGAAAGCGACGCCTGCAATCCCATCACCCCCTACGGGGAGTCGAAATGGGAGGGGGAGATTGAAACGTTGAAGCACGCCGAAAAATTTCCGGTGACGGTGGTTCGCCCCCCCGCCATCTACGGCCCGCGCGACCGCGGCATGTTCACTTACTTCCGGCTGGCGGCGCGCGGCTTTTATCCCTTGGTTGGCAAGGGGGACAGCTTCGTTTCCATCGTCTCCGTTTTCGATTTGGTGGAAGGGATTATCGCCGCGGCGGAAGAGCCGAAGGCCTCCGGGGAGGTTTTCTTTCTGGCGGAAAATAAAATCTACTCCTGGCGGGAGGCGGGGCAGATCATCGCTTTTGCCTGCGGCAAGGCGGGGCGGCCTTTGCGGATTCCAAAATGGTTTCTCCTCGCCGCCGGGGAAACCAACCAGTTTGTCGCCGGGCTTTTCGGCCGGGCTGCGCTCATTTCCCGCTGGAAGGCCTTGGATTTGTCGCAAAAATTCTGGACCTGCGACGTTTCCAAGGCGGAAAAAACCTTCGGCTACCAGACCCGCTACCCCCTCCCCGACGGCGCGCAGGTCACCTACGACTGGTACAAAAAGATGGAGTGGCTGTAA
- a CDS encoding HNH endonuclease, with translation MIDEILSYREMCDKENVQTLQRGMNFRLNPNYSVILMSQRKNAPYRDKILKNGVAIEYEGHDTPKVKGIKNPKRLDQPLQYPSGQLTQNGFFVRSVEGYKSGTQKPERVKVYEKILSGVWSLKGIFDLVDYRIVEDGRRKTFRFILTLSESPQPKTSQNNSLTPRSRLIPSEIKKEVWKRDGGKCVICGAGDELHFDHDLPYSKGGTSITAANVKLLCARHNLQKSDKIQ, from the coding sequence ATGATTGATGAAATTCTGAGCTATCGGGAAATGTGCGACAAGGAGAATGTTCAAACTCTCCAGCGGGGAATGAACTTTAGACTTAATCCAAACTATTCGGTAATTTTGATGTCCCAAAGAAAAAATGCGCCCTATCGGGACAAAATCCTTAAGAATGGGGTAGCGATTGAATACGAAGGCCATGACACCCCAAAAGTGAAGGGGATCAAAAATCCAAAGCGTCTCGACCAACCGCTTCAATATCCTTCCGGCCAGTTAACGCAGAACGGTTTTTTTGTAAGAAGCGTGGAAGGTTACAAAAGCGGAACGCAAAAACCGGAACGTGTCAAGGTGTATGAAAAAATACTTTCGGGGGTATGGTCGCTCAAGGGAATTTTTGATTTGGTGGATTACAGAATCGTGGAAGACGGCAGACGCAAAACCTTCCGATTCATTCTAACGCTCTCCGAATCGCCGCAGCCCAAGACCAGTCAAAACAACTCTTTAACACCGCGTTCAAGACTGATTCCCTCAGAAATCAAAAAAGAAGTGTGGAAGCGGGACGGCGGAAAGTGCGTTATCTGTGGCGCAGGTGATGAACTGCATTTTGACCATGACTTGCCGTATTCAAAAGGGGGCACAAGCATTACGGCAGCCAACGTGAAACTCCTTTGCGCCCGCCACAATCTTCAGAAGTCCGACAAAATACAGTAG
- a CDS encoding chromate resistance protein ChrB domain-containing protein, whose protein sequence is MKWITREKVKVDRVACPWLICKFVDPKAEFLFVPAEKVQEMTEKEGAIPFDAPGVELGHHDGKCSFEAILAKYHIHDPAVEMLAQIVHGADLQSDLYGRPEAPGLKAIAEGFRTLGLKNDHEILEKEFIVYDALYGYCREKVK, encoded by the coding sequence ATGAAATGGATAACCCGTGAAAAAGTGAAAGTGGACCGGGTGGCCTGTCCGTGGCTGATATGCAAATTCGTGGACCCGAAGGCGGAGTTTTTGTTCGTGCCGGCGGAAAAAGTGCAGGAAATGACCGAAAAGGAGGGGGCGATTCCCTTCGATGCCCCCGGCGTGGAGTTGGGGCATCACGACGGCAAATGCAGTTTTGAGGCGATTTTGGCCAAGTACCACATTCACGACCCGGCGGTTGAAATGCTGGCCCAAATCGTCCACGGGGCGGACCTGCAGTCCGACCTGTACGGCCGCCCGGAGGCCCCGGGGCTGAAAGCCATCGCCGAAGGGTTCCGCACCTTGGGCCTGAAAAACGACCATGAGATTTTGGAAAAAGAGTTTATTGTGTATGATGCGTTGTATGGGTATTGCAGAGAAAAGGTGAAATGA
- a CDS encoding cyclase family protein, translating into MKIHDISVRISPELVVYPGDPPVEIVPLTQVGPAGDPNTSRLCLSTHAGTHIDPPYHLLADGTKANEIPLDTLIGECEVVDIGIEDEITLPVLQRHKFTAERVIFKTKNSFLWERKEFSRNYTYLTTAAAEYLATRKLKLVGIDYLSIEKFDAKTLQSHLALLKAGTVILEGVNLSYVKPGKYELFCLPLKIKDGDGAPARAVLIER; encoded by the coding sequence ATGAAAATTCACGACATTTCCGTGCGGATTTCCCCGGAACTGGTGGTTTATCCCGGCGACCCGCCGGTGGAGATTGTGCCGTTGACGCAGGTGGGCCCGGCCGGAGACCCGAACACCTCCCGGCTCTGTTTATCCACGCACGCCGGCACCCATATCGACCCCCCCTATCATTTGCTGGCGGACGGAACCAAGGCAAACGAAATCCCGCTGGATACCTTAATCGGGGAATGCGAGGTGGTGGATATCGGCATCGAGGATGAAATCACCCTGCCCGTTTTGCAAAGGCACAAATTCACCGCCGAACGGGTGATTTTCAAGACCAAGAACTCCTTTTTATGGGAACGGAAGGAGTTTTCCCGCAACTACACCTATTTGACCACGGCCGCCGCCGAATATCTGGCCACCCGCAAACTGAAGCTGGTCGGCATCGATTATCTCTCGATTGAAAAGTTCGACGCCAAAACACTGCAAAGCCATCTCGCCCTGCTCAAGGCCGGCACCGTGATTTTGGAGGGGGTTAATCTTTCCTACGTTAAGCCCGGGAAATACGAGCTTTTTTGCCTGCCGTTGAAAATCAAGGACGGCGACGGCGCCCCCGCCCGGGCGGTTTTAATCGAGCGGTAA